Proteins encoded together in one Thermoplasmatales archaeon BRNA1 window:
- a CDS encoding diphthamide biosynthesis protein 2-related domain protein has translation MLFDLQIDTIESWIRGRGFTSVALQLPEGLKIRATELSDRIFKDTGSKVVILGYPCYGACDLFVDYKRYAQGLVHFGHSPIPNLPRDDDVLYVEARADVDISSLADSISELPSKIGLLASVQYVHLLPEAKRILEESGRTAVIGKGDDRIFYPGQVLGCNCSSAISVQEDVEAFLFLGEGDFHPLAATFGVAKHVFIYNPVTKEMRSVDDVKDRILRRRFAAIESARSAQSFLVIVCGKIGQCRMDAADRIEQQLRDAGKTVYRLVTDEITPNALIPFKVDAYVSTACPRVAMDDQAKYQHPMLTIPEAETVLGLRTWDDYVFDSI, from the coding sequence ATGCTGTTCGATCTGCAGATTGATACCATCGAGAGCTGGATCCGCGGCAGGGGTTTCACCTCTGTCGCCCTCCAGCTTCCCGAGGGCCTCAAGATCAGGGCGACCGAGCTGTCCGACCGCATTTTCAAGGACACCGGTTCAAAAGTCGTTATCCTCGGTTATCCGTGCTACGGCGCGTGCGACCTCTTCGTGGATTACAAGAGGTATGCGCAGGGATTGGTCCATTTCGGCCATTCCCCCATCCCCAACCTCCCCCGGGACGACGATGTCCTGTATGTGGAGGCCCGTGCGGACGTCGACATCTCTTCCCTCGCGGATTCCATTTCCGAACTTCCCTCTAAGATAGGCCTCCTAGCCTCCGTGCAGTACGTCCACCTTCTGCCCGAGGCGAAGAGGATCCTGGAGGAATCCGGAAGGACCGCGGTCATTGGGAAGGGGGATGACAGGATATTCTATCCCGGGCAGGTCCTGGGATGCAACTGCTCCTCCGCCATATCCGTGCAGGAGGACGTCGAGGCATTCCTGTTCCTCGGCGAGGGTGATTTCCACCCCCTTGCAGCCACCTTCGGCGTCGCGAAGCACGTCTTCATCTACAACCCCGTCACCAAGGAGATGCGCTCCGTGGACGACGTGAAGGACAGGATCCTGCGCAGGAGATTCGCTGCCATAGAAAGTGCCAGATCCGCGCAGTCGTTCCTGGTCATCGTCTGCGGGAAGATCGGTCAGTGCCGCATGGACGCCGCCGACAGGATAGAGCAGCAGCTCAGGGATGCCGGCAAGACCGTGTACCGCCTGGTGACCGACGAGATCACTCCAAACGCCCTCATCCCCTTTAAGGTGGATGCCTATGTGAGCACCGCCTGCCCCCGCGTCGCAATGGACGACCAGGCGAAGTACCAGCACCCGATGCTCACGATCCCGGAGGCCGAGACCGTGCTGGGTCTCCGCACCTGGGACGATTACGTTTTCGATTCCATCTGA